From the Kogia breviceps isolate mKogBre1 chromosome 3, mKogBre1 haplotype 1, whole genome shotgun sequence genome, one window contains:
- the MKRN3 gene encoding probable E3 ubiquitin-protein ligase makorin-3 isoform X1: protein MEEPAAPSEPHEAAGAPGGAEAAGEGVSRPSVPVRPISRWSSAPGPAPFRPSRLRPAQASWGGARPRWLQGRSCGSWTKQVVCRYYLHGLCKEGENCRYSHDLSGRQVASEGHGLLPQASADSGPSTAAHLEPLPQEVAEAPPAASSRSLPLIGSAAERGFFEAKTDNAGLEAAGGAGAEGWEGAVEFVPGQPYRGRMAPSVSEAPLQSSVTEREQIALGMGKQLCRDAIMGQCFRGQNCIYLHGDICDMCGLQVLHPVDGAQRADHVKACIEAHEKNMELSFAVQRSADKVCGICMEVVYEKANLNDCRFGILSSCNHTYCLKCIRRWRSARQFGSRVVKSCPQCRVISTFVIPSEFWVEEEEEKQKLIQQYLEAMSHKTCRYFARGRVCPFGENCFYRHAFPEGQGEEPQRQGAEASSTCRGQRLEPLQVGEGSMPFKSSKKELVMLWLANLLCKCFLSLGASELPFTEARWDLRHCELEEYFNLNLWRYAVACCLVC, encoded by the coding sequence ATGGAAGAGCCTGCAGCTCCCTCAGAACCCCACGAGGCAGCTGGGGCCCCTGGGGGTGCCGAGGCAGCGGGGGAGGGCGTCTCCCGGCCCAGCGTCCCGGTGCGCCCAATCTCTCGGTGGTCTTCGGCTCCAGGCCCGGCCCCCTTCCGCCCGTCACGTCTGAGGCCCGCCCAGGCCTCATGGGGAGGGGCTAGGCCCAGATGGCTGCAAGGACGGAGCTGCGGCAGCTGGACAAAGCAAGTCGTCTGCAGGTATTATCTGCATGGGCTGTGCAAGGAGGGGGAGAACTGCCGATACTCCCACGACCTCTCAGGCCGGCAGGTGGCCAGTGAAGGCCACGGTTTGTTGCCCCAGGCCTCTGCAGACAGCGGCCCCAGCACGGCTGCGCACTTGGAGCCCCTGCCTCAGGAAGTGGCGGAAGCCCCCCCTGCTGCGTCCTCACGCTCCTTGCCTCTGATTGGCTCGGCTGCTGAAAGGGGTTTCTTTGAAGCTAAGACAGACAATGCAGGCCTTGAAGCTGCCGGAGGAGCAGGTGCAGAAGGATGGGAGGGTGCCGTTGAGTTTGTTCCCGGGCAACCCTACCGGGGCCGCATGGCCCCTTCTGTCTCCGAGGCTCCTCTGCAGAGCTCGGTGACTGAGAGGGAGCAGATTGCCTTGGGCATGGGGAAGCAGCTTTGCCGCGATGCTATCATGGGGCAGTGCTTTCGTGGGCAGAATTGTATCTATCTCCACGGAGATATATGTGATATGTGTGGGCTGCAGGTCTTGCACCCTGTGGACGGTGCCCAGAGGGCAGACCATGTAAAAGCCTGCATTGAAGCACACGAGAAGAATATGGAGCTCTCGTTTGCTGTGCAGCGCAGTGCGGACAAAGTGTGTGGCATCTGCATGGAGGTTGTCTATGAGAAAGCCAACCTGAATGATTGCCGCTTTGGCATTCTCTCCAGCTGCAACCACACCTACTGTCTTAAGTGTATCCGCAGGTGGAGGAGTGCCAGACAGTTTGGGAGCAGGGTCGTCAAGTCCTGCCCGCAGTGCAGGGTCATCTCCACCTTTGTCATTCCCAGTGAATtctgggtggaggaggaggaagagaagcagaAACTTATTCAGCAGTACTTGGAGGCAATGAGCCACAAGACCTGCAGGTATTTTGCTCGAGGCAGGGTCTGCCCATTTGGAGAGAACTGTTTTTACAGACATGCGTTCCCTGAGGGCCAGGGAGAGGAGCCTCAGAGGCAGGGTGCTGAGGCGTCCAGTACTTGCCGTGGTCAACGTTTGGAGCCTCTGCAGGTGGGAGAGGGCAGCATGCCCTTTAAAAGCAGTAAAAAAGAGCTTGTCATGCTTTGGCTGGCCAATCTGTTGTGTAAGTGTTTTCTTTCACTGGGAGCTAGTGAGCTCCCCTTCACAGAGGCCCGATGGGACTTGCGTCATTGTGAGCTGGAAGAATATTTCAATTTGAATCTGTGGCGTTATGCTGTGGCATGTTGTCTGGTGTGCTGA